A single Tachypleus tridentatus isolate NWPU-2018 chromosome 9, ASM421037v1, whole genome shotgun sequence DNA region contains:
- the LOC143224864 gene encoding uncharacterized protein LOC143224864 isoform X2: MNRTNNAPYLSFLTSFSKLKVGKKSRNTKTQEIEVTTKDVDGGEDGNATGKYRLPSLLERSENLVEREKKQPAKCDSDISSNVRKEKTVMFETDGIVLPTCDNIVTSNNAVSTPSEKLEELDRLAQHNPKQKLNSLYSSPPAVPLRIISAQPSKVSDKKTNKRKSKVSFNTDSTAKSAVETLNQTQNSTSSKVETFEKVNSCDPKDCSSEDVYIWKDLTFLFADLAFRTHWLLREIIKHLERQNELLRNELGKVREENSNEHCCVDSNKLDMIERRVKTLEELVELKVKPKTRCLKTKEVNSKGDLDFSTSPVSTANTHYVSDTPGYNDEKVALLTLVIDGLVLRMQRLEEWHRNSSLVFYGVPGDFEETPTSSADRVAQVLKKALKLQIADRSKEMNTS; this comes from the exons ATGAATCGTACAAACAACGCACCGTATCTTTCCTTCCTAACATCATTTAGCAAGTTAAAGGTTGGTAAAAAGTCCAGAAATACGAAAACGCAGGAAATCGAAGTAACGACAAAAGACGTGGATGGTGGGGAAGACGGGAATGCTACTGGAAAGTATCGTCTTCCATCTCTGCTCGAAAGGTCAGAGAACCTTGTGGAAAGGGAAAAGAAACAGCCTGCGAAGTGTGATTCTGATATTTCTTCCAACGTTAGAAAGGAGAAGACAGTGATGTTTGAAACAGATGGAATAGTTCTTCCAACGTGTGACAATATTGTTACATCAAATAACGCAGTTTCAACTCCCAGTGAAAAACTTGAAGAATTAGATAGACTAGCCCAGCACAATCCAAAACAGAAACTCAACAGTCTTTATTCTAGCCCCCCTGCTGTCCCTCTCAGAATCATTTCTGCACAACCCAGTAAAGTATCTgataaaaaaacgaacaaaaggAAAAGTAAGGTTTCGTTCAACACTGATTCCACTGCTAAAAGCGCTGTAGAAACTTTAAACCAAACACAGAACTCTACTAGTTCCAAAGTAGAAACTTTTGAAAAGGTGAACTCTTGTGACCCCAAAGACTGCAGTTCTGAGGACGTTTATATATGGAAAGATTTGACGTTCCTCTTCGCAGACTTGGCCTTCAGGACCCACTGGCTGTTACGCGAAATCATTAAACATTTAGAACGACAAAACGAATTATTGAGGAACGAACTGGGAAAGGTACGAGAAGAGAACTCCAATGAACATTGCTGCGTGGATTCCAACAAACTTGATATGATAGAACGTCGAGTAAAGACCCTCGAAGAGCTTGTTGAattaaaagtaaaacctaaaacACGTTGTCTGAAAACAAAAGAAGTAAACTCAAAAGGCGACCTTGATTTCAGCACTTCCCCGGTGTCCACAGCAAATACACATTATGTGTCTGACACTCCAGGGTACAATGATGAAAAAGTGGCCTTACTGACGCTTGTGATAGATGGACTCGTACTTCGGATGCAAAGACTAGAGGAATGGCACAGGAACAGCTCGCTTGTATTTTATGGCGTCCCTGGGGATTTTGAGGAAACTCCCACAAGCTCTGCCGACAGAGTTGCCCAAGTCTTGAAGAAGGCCCTGAAGCTTCAG ATCGCTGATAGATCCAAAGAAATGAACACATCTTAG
- the LOC143224864 gene encoding uncharacterized protein LOC143224864 isoform X1: MNRTNNAPYLSFLTSFSKLKVGKKSRNTKTQEIEVTTKDVDGGEDGNATGKYRLPSLLERSENLVEREKKQPAKCDSDISSNVRKEKTVMFETDGIVLPTCDNIVTSNNAVSTPSEKLEELDRLAQHNPKQKLNSLYSSPPAVPLRIISAQPSKVSDKKTNKRKSKVSFNTDSTAKSAVETLNQTQNSTSSKVETFEKVNSCDPKDCSSEDVYIWKDLTFLFADLAFRTHWLLREIIKHLERQNELLRNELGKVREENSNEHCCVDSNKLDMIERRVKTLEELVELKVKPKTRCLKTKEVNSKGDLDFSTSPVSTANTHYVSDTPGYNDEKVALLTLVIDGLVLRMQRLEEWHRNSSLVFYGVPGDFEETPTSSADRVAQVLKKALKLQVGTSGICSAFRRSCGPVDRNGSCPIEVHFSTPKLRDIVLLKAYKLQTFNITVSPPATSQAVLRDQEMKRLISLDSLLTT, from the coding sequence ATGAATCGTACAAACAACGCACCGTATCTTTCCTTCCTAACATCATTTAGCAAGTTAAAGGTTGGTAAAAAGTCCAGAAATACGAAAACGCAGGAAATCGAAGTAACGACAAAAGACGTGGATGGTGGGGAAGACGGGAATGCTACTGGAAAGTATCGTCTTCCATCTCTGCTCGAAAGGTCAGAGAACCTTGTGGAAAGGGAAAAGAAACAGCCTGCGAAGTGTGATTCTGATATTTCTTCCAACGTTAGAAAGGAGAAGACAGTGATGTTTGAAACAGATGGAATAGTTCTTCCAACGTGTGACAATATTGTTACATCAAATAACGCAGTTTCAACTCCCAGTGAAAAACTTGAAGAATTAGATAGACTAGCCCAGCACAATCCAAAACAGAAACTCAACAGTCTTTATTCTAGCCCCCCTGCTGTCCCTCTCAGAATCATTTCTGCACAACCCAGTAAAGTATCTgataaaaaaacgaacaaaaggAAAAGTAAGGTTTCGTTCAACACTGATTCCACTGCTAAAAGCGCTGTAGAAACTTTAAACCAAACACAGAACTCTACTAGTTCCAAAGTAGAAACTTTTGAAAAGGTGAACTCTTGTGACCCCAAAGACTGCAGTTCTGAGGACGTTTATATATGGAAAGATTTGACGTTCCTCTTCGCAGACTTGGCCTTCAGGACCCACTGGCTGTTACGCGAAATCATTAAACATTTAGAACGACAAAACGAATTATTGAGGAACGAACTGGGAAAGGTACGAGAAGAGAACTCCAATGAACATTGCTGCGTGGATTCCAACAAACTTGATATGATAGAACGTCGAGTAAAGACCCTCGAAGAGCTTGTTGAattaaaagtaaaacctaaaacACGTTGTCTGAAAACAAAAGAAGTAAACTCAAAAGGCGACCTTGATTTCAGCACTTCCCCGGTGTCCACAGCAAATACACATTATGTGTCTGACACTCCAGGGTACAATGATGAAAAAGTGGCCTTACTGACGCTTGTGATAGATGGACTCGTACTTCGGATGCAAAGACTAGAGGAATGGCACAGGAACAGCTCGCTTGTATTTTATGGCGTCCCTGGGGATTTTGAGGAAACTCCCACAAGCTCTGCCGACAGAGTTGCCCAAGTCTTGAAGAAGGCCCTGAAGCTTCAGGTAGGTACCTCCGGTATTTGTTCAGCATTTCGACGCAGCTGTGGGCCTGTTGATAGAAACGGATCGTGTCCAATTGAAGTGCATTTTTCGACCCCTAAACTTAGGGACATAGTCTTACTCAAGGCCTATAAGCTCCAAACATTCAACATAACTGTTTCTCCTCCTGCAACGAGTCAAGCAGTGCTACGAGACCAAGAAATGAAAAGATTAATATCCCTTGACAGTCTCTTAACGACGTGA